From Drosophila yakuba strain Tai18E2 chromosome 2L, Prin_Dyak_Tai18E2_2.1, whole genome shotgun sequence, one genomic window encodes:
- the LOC6528978 gene encoding neuroligin-like protein glit-1, with protein sequence MMHKLKYRDKLKWLLALLVLISICFMQTKGQTRDPRFYSRPGVDYHWPNPGDPDYRTYTFNDRRYGHYQPNGYGANYPGRNPPGQYPQGMPNEDRFRFDPNDPNARTQFPGVLAGWREDLQGKQRRDSLTLERDVFVTTNYGQVQGFKAYMYDNPDPKSFYRPYHSTVDRVMGECSVFLGIPYALPPTFEGRFKPPRVHRGWQLLQAVDFGPACPQPVRYTGATKGVMDMDEDCLYLNVYSPKTGAGVAQKYPVMVYIHGGEFIRGASNLFQGHILASFYDVVVVTLNYRLGALGFLSTGDENSPGNYGILDQAMALRWIHDNIEFFNGDRNAITLFGPGAGGASAGLLMVAPKTRNIVRRVIAQSGSALADWALIQDKYRAQNTSRVLGQLLGCSIESSWKLVNCLRTGRSFYELGNAEFSPQVGSFPWGPVLDHNFTLPGDDWYEGWREKDWRFLTQTPETLIRAGKFNRNIQYMTGVTTQEAAFFVAQNESLSPYYELDGRFFDQKIREHVFRYNYTLNPNGVYEAIKYMYTFWPDPNNNTIIRDQYINMLSDLYYRAPVDQMVKLMLEQKVPVYMYVLNTTVEALNLPQWRKYPHDTERYFLTGAPFMDTEFFPKKEHLQRNMWTDNDRNMSHFFMQTYSNFARYGNPTPQQVLGMHFQRAYQGEIRYLNINTTYNSSILLNYRQTECAFWTQYLPTVIGVLVPTYPPTTEYWWEPKEPLQIAFWSMSVTCFFLIVLVVICCIMWRNAKRQSDRFYDEDVFINGEGLEPEADTRGVDNAHMVTNHHALRSRDNIYEYRDSPSSKTLASKAHTDTTSLRSPSSLAMTQKSSSQASLKSGISLKETNGHLVKQAERAATPRSQQNGSTAKVAAPVEEKRLLQPLSSTPVTQLQAEPAKRVPTAASVSGSSRSTTPVPSARSTVHTTTATLSSQPAAQPRRTQLVEGVPQTSV encoded by the exons TTACACGTTCAACGATCGCCGATATGGTCACTATCAGCCCAATGGCTATGGAGCCAATTATCCGGGCAGAAATCCACCTGGCCAATATCCACAGGGAATGCCGAATGAAGATCGCTTTCGATTCGATCCG AACGATCCGAATGCTCGGACCCAGTTTCCGGGAGTGTTGGCCGGATGGCGAGAGGACTTGCAGGGCAAGCAGCGCCGGGATTCGTTGACCCTGGAACGGGATGTATTCGTGACCACAAACTATGGCCAGGTGCAGGGCTTCAAGGCGTACATGTACGACAACCCAGACCCCAAGTCCTTCTATCGTCCCTATCATTCGACCGTGGACCGTGTGATGGGCGAGTGTTCGGTGTTCCTGGGTATTCCCTACGCCCTGCCGCCCACTTTCGAGGGTAGGTTCAAGCCACCCCGCGTCCATCGAGGCTGGCAGCTGCTCCAGGCCGTCGACTTTGGACCCGCCTGTCCCCAGCCTGTGCGGTATACGGGAGCCACAAAGGGAGTCATGGACATGGATGAGGATTGCCTCTACTTGAACGTGTATTCGCCGAAG ACTGGGGCTGGTGTGGCCCAAAAGTACCCTGTAATGGTGTATATCCATGGTGGCGAGTTCATCCGTGGAGCCTCCAACCTATTCCAGGGCCATATTCTGGCCTCGTTCTACGACGTGGTGGTGGTGACCCTGAACTACCGCCTTGGTGCTCTGGGATTCCTTTCCACTGGTGATGAGAACTCGCCCGGGAACTATGGAATCCTCGATCAGGCGATGGCGCTGCGTTGGATCCATGACAATATTGAGTTCTTCAACGGTGACCGGAATGCCATCACTCTATTTGGTCCGGGAGCGGGAGGCGCCTCGGCTGGTCTCCTGATGGTGGCACCAAAGACGCGGAACATTGTGCGGCGTGTGATCGCACAGTCCGGATCGGCTCTAGCGGATTGGGCTCTGATCCAGGACAAGTATCGCGCTCAAAACACGAGTCGCGTGCTGGGACAGCTACTGGGCTGCTCCATCGAATCCTCATGGAAGTTGGTCAACTGCCTGCGCACTGGACGCAGTTTCTACGAGCTGGGAAACGCCGAGTTCTCTCCCCAGGTGGGTAGCTTTCCATGGGGTCCAGTTCTGGACCACAACTTTACGTTGCCCGGCGACGATTGGTACGAGGGATGGCGCGAAAAGGACTGGCGTTTCCTCACCCAAACTCCGGAAACCCTAATCCGGGCAGGTAAATTCAACCGGAATATTCAGTACATGACGGGGGTGACCACACAGGAAGCGGCCTTTTTTGTGGCCCAAAACGAATCTTTAAGTCCTTACTATGAACTAGATGGACGCTTCTTTGATCAGAAAATAAGGGAACACGTTTTCCGCTACAACTATACCCTTAATCCGAACGGAGTTTACGAGGCTATCAAGTACATGTACACCTTCTGGCCGGATCCCAATAATAACACCATAATCCGGGACCAGTACATCAACATGCTGAGTGACCTGTACTACCGAGCACCAGTGGACCAGATGGTCAAGCTGATGTTGGAGCAGAAGGTACCGGTCTATATGTACGTACTGAACACCACCGTGGAGGCACTAAATCTGCCACAGTGGCGGAAGTATCCACACGACACCGAGCGTTATTTCCTTACCGGCGCGCCCTTTATGGACACCGAATTCTTTCCCAAAAAGGAGCACCTGCAGCGCAACATGTGGACGGATAATGATCGCAATATGAGCCACTTTTTCATGCAGACCTACTCGAATTTTGCCAGATATGG CAATCCGACGCCACAACAGGTGCTAGGCATGCATTTCCAGAGAGCCTATCAGGGAGAGATTCGGTACTTGAACATCAACACCACTTACAACTCCTCCATCCTGCTCAATTATCGGCAGACGGAGTGCGCCTTCTGGACGCAGTACTTGCCCACAGTTATCGGCGTGCTGGTGCCCACCTATCCACCCACAACGGAGTACTGGTGGGAGCCCAAGGAGCCGCTGCAGATCGCCTTCTGGAGCATGTCCGTGACCTGTTTCTTCCTTATTGTCTTGGTGGTCATCTGCTGCATCATGTGGCGCAATGCCAAGCG CCAATCGGATCGCTTCTACGACGAAGATGTCTTTATCAATGGTGAGGGCTTAGAACCGGAAGCGGATACGCGTGGAGTCGACAATGCCCATATGGTGACCAACCACCATGCCCTGCGCTCTAGGGATAATATCTACGAGTACCGGGACTCTCCATCCTCCAAAACCCTGGCCAGCAAGGCGCACACGGACACCACCTCGTTGCGCTCACCCAGCTCGCTGGCCATGACCCAAAAGTCCAGCAGCCAGGCGTCCCTTAAATCCGGGATCTCGCTCAAAGAAACCAATGGTCATTTGGTGAAGCAAGCTGAAAGGGCAGCCACGCCACGATCCCAGCAAAATGGTTCGACGGCAAAGGTGGCGGCTCCAGTGGAAGAGAAGCGTCTGCTGCAGCCACTTTCCAGCACGCCCGTGACGCAGTTGCAGGCGGAGCCGGCTAAAAGGGTTCCCACCGCCGCCAGTGTCTCGGGCAGCAGTCGGAGCACCACTCCCGTGCCCTCTGCCCGAAGCACCGTACACACCACAACAGCCACCTTGAGTTCCCAGCCAGCGGCTCAGCCGAGGAGAACCCAGCTGGTGGAAGGAGTGCCTCAGACTTCCGTATAA
- the LOC6528979 gene encoding exosome RNA helicase MTR4, which produces MDIEELFDCFDEVSPAVPPPVVNQEEKPSGSGGAKKGSKRQAEDTASAKSSKESEGVDKEEPTKRLRQEESKGALNDDDADDEPIRTIDLDDSAALEALRTRIVTHLLDAPKSCTHEVAAHPDQEYIPLQPFSGVPAKEYPFVLDPFQRQAILCIDNSQSVLVSAHTSAGKTVVAEYAIAKSLAAKQRVIYTTPIKALSNQKFREFTDEFKDVGLVTGDVTINPSASCLIMTTEILRNMLYRGSEIMREVGWVIFDEIHYMRDKERGVVWEETLILLPDNVRYVFLSATIPNARQFAEWVCHLHKQPCHVVYTDYRPTPLQHYIFPAGGDGIHLIVDEKGQFKEDNFTTAMAVLANAGEAGKGDQKGRNGGIKGTNAGQTNIFKIVKMIMERNFAPVIIFSFSKKDCEIYAMQMAKLDFNTPDEKKLVDEVFNNAMDVLSEEDRRLPQVENVLPLLRRGIGIHHGGLLPILKETIEILFGEGLIKALFATETFAMGLNMPARTVLFTAPRKFDGKDFRWISSGEYIQMAGRAGRRGLDDKGIVILMIDEKVSPAVGRDIVQGKADPINSAFHLTYNMVLNLLRVEEINPEYMLERSFYQFQNQAALPGLHDQVEEKTMELNKLTIKDEHNIASYHHIRSQLDQHGKQFRQWITKPQYLLPFLQPGRLVKVAAGSQEYDWGIVLNFKKQDQSRKNPLKCEPSVTIDVLLHVSEAAAKTGDTEPCKPNERGCMEVVPVAHTLITQISSIRVYFPNDLRSADNRRAVLKTIQEAKKRFPKGPPVLNPIDDMNIKEREFRDIVNTIAQFETRLEEHPLHKSPELERIHRRYQDKVALQSQLQDLKAELKAARSLLQMEELKHRKRVLRRMGYCKPGDVIEFKGRVACELSSADELLMTEMIFNGIFNDLTAPQAVALLSCFVCDEKSSESVKSATELSGPLRSMQDLARRIAKVSTECKLDLDADTYVDKFKPFLMDVVLAWCKGSSFLAVCKMTDIFEGSIIRCMRRLEELLRQMCQASKTIGNTDLENKFSEGIRLLKRDIVFAASLYL; this is translated from the exons ATGGATATAGAAGAGCTGTTCGACTGCTTTGATGAAGTGTCGCCGGCAGTGCCGCCACCGGTAGTTAACCAGGAGGAGAAGCCCTCGGGGAGCGGTGGCGCCAAAAAGGGCAGCAAACGGCAAGCGGAGGACACCGCTTCTGCGAAATCCTCCAAAGAATCAGAAGGAGTTGACAAAGAGGAGCCGACCAAGCGTCTGAGGCAGGAGGAGTCAAAGGGTGCGTTGAATGACGACGACGCAGATGACGAACCCATTCGTACCATCGATTTGGATGATTCTGCGGCTCTGGAAGCCCTGCGGACCAGGATTGTGACCCACTTATTGGACGCACCCAAGTCATGCACCCACGAGGTTGCCGCCCATCCCGACCAGGAGTACATACCACTACAGCCGTTCAGCGGCGTGCCTGCGAAGGAGTACCCCTTCGTGCTCGATCCGTTCCAGCGCCAGGCGATTCTGTGCATTGACAACAGTCAGAGTGTCCTGGTTTCCGCCCACACGTCAGCCGGAAAGACCGTGGTTGCGGAGTATGCCATAGCAAAATCATTGGCTGCCAAGCAGCGGGTTATATACACCACTCCCATCAAGGCTCTGTCCAACCAGAAGTTCCGCGAATTCACTGACGAATTTAAGGACGTAGGTCTCGTTACCGGTGATGTGACCATAAATCCATCGGCCTCCTGTTTGATCATGACCACTGAGATTCTGCGGAACATGTTGTACCGCGGAAGCGAGATCATGCGCGAGGTGGGCTGGGTGATCTTCGACGAGATTCACTACATGCGCGACAAGGAGCGCGGTGTTGTTTGGGAGGAAACGCTCATCCTTCTGCCAGACAACGTGCGATATGTCTTTCTTTCGGCCACTATTCCCAATGCTAGGCAGTTCGCAGAGTGGGTGTGCCACCTTCACAAGCAGCCATGTCATGTAGTCTACACTGACTACCGTCCCACTCCTCTGCAGCACTACATCTTCCCGGCCGGAGGGGATGGTATCCATCTTATCGTCGACGAAAAGGGGCAGTTCAAGGAAGATAACTTCACCACTGCAATGGCAGTGCTCGCCAATGCAG GTGAGGCTGGGAAAGGAGATCAGAAAGGACGCAATGGTGGCATTAAAGGAACTAATGCTGGACAAACAAATATCTTTAAAATCGTCAAGATGATCATGGAGCGCAATTTTGCACCGGTAATTATTTTCTCGTTTAGCAAGAAGGACTGCGAGATCTATGCCATGCAGATGGCCAAGCTGGACTTTAACACTCCGGACGAAAAGAAACTAGTCGACGAGGTGTTCAACAATGCCATGGACGTGCTCTCGGAGGAGGATCGTCGCCTGCCTCAGGTGGAAAACGTATTGCCGTTGTTGCGTCGAGGCATTGGCATCCATCACGGCGGTCTGCTGCCCATTCTGAAGGAGACCATAGAGATTCTGTTTGGCGAAGGTCTGATCAAGGCCCTGTTCGCCACCGAAACGTTTGCCATGGGCCTTAACATGCCGGCTAGAACTGTGCTATTTACGGCTCCACGTAAGTTCGATGGCAAGGACTTCCGATGGATCAGCTCTGGCGAGTACATCCAGATGGCGGGACGTGCCGGTCGACGAGGTTTGGATGACAAGGGCATCGTCATCCTCATGATCGACGAAAAAGTTTCGCCAGCCGTTGGTCGTGACATTGTTCAGGGCAAGGCAGATCCAATCAATTCGGCTTTCCATCTTACATACAATATGGTGCTAAATTTGCTACGCgtggaggaaatcaatccGGAGTATATGCTGGAACGCAGTTTCTATCAATTCCAGAATCAAGCTGCACTGCCCGGGCTGCATGACCAGGTGGAAGAGAAGACGATGGAGCTGAATAAGCTGACTATCAAGGACGAGCACAACATTGCCTCCTACCATCACATACGTTCCCAGCTGGATCAGCACGGCAAGCAGTTTCGTCAGTGGATAACGAAGCCACAATACCTTTTGCCGTTTTTACAGCCTGGTAGGTTGGTCAAGGTAGCAGCCGGCTCGCAGGAGTACGACTGGGGGATTGTGTTGAACTTTAAGAAACAAGACCAAAGCCGCAAGAACCCTTTAAAGTGTGAGCCCAGCGTCACCATTGATGTGTTACTGCACGTTAGTGAAGCGGCCGCCAAAACCGGCGACACGGAGCCATGCAAACCGAACGAACGTGGATGCATGGAGGTGGTACCGGTGGCCCACACCCTCATCACTCAGATCAGCTCAATTCGCGTGTACTTCCCCAACGATCTGCGCAGTGCTGACAATCGGCGAGCCGTGCTGAAGACCATCCAGGAGGCAAAGAAACGTTTCCCCAAGGGACCACCGGTCCTCAATCCCATCGATGACATGAACATCAAAGAACGAGAGTTCCGCGATATTGTCAATACCATTGCCCAATTCGAGACGCGACTAGAGGAGCATCCGCTGCACAAGTCACCGGAATTGGAGCGCATCCACCGGCGGTACCAGGACAAGGTAGCGCTGCAATCGCAACTGCAAGACCTGAAGGCCGAGCTAAAGGCTGCCCGCAGTCTGCTGCAGATGGAGGAGTTGAAGCATCGCAAGCGTGTGCTTCGGCGCATGGGCTACTGCAAACCTGGCGACGTCATTGAGTTTAAGGGCCGTGTTGCCTGCGAACTGAGCTCGGCGGATGAACTTCTCATGACCGAGATGATCTTTAACGGAATATTTAACGACCTCACCGCTCCGCAAGCCGTGGCTCTCCTCTCCTGCTTTGTTTGCGACGAGAAGTCCAGCGAGTCGGTGAAAAGCGCCACGGAGCTATCGGGACCACTGCGCTCGATGCAAGATCTGGCGCGGCGCATTGCCAAGGTGTCCACGGAATGCAAACTCGATCTGGACGCCGATACGTACGTGGACAAATTTAAGCCCTTCCTGATGGACGTGGTGCTGGCGTGGTGCAAGGGCTCCAGTTTCCTTGCGGTCTGCAAGATGACCGACATCTTCGAAGGCTCCATCATCCGATGCATGAGGCGACTGGAGGAGCTTCTACGTCAGATGTGTCAGGCCTCGAAAACCATTGGCAACACTGACTTGGAAAACAAGTTCTCCGAAGGAATAAGGTTGCTCAAGCGTGACATTGTATTTGCCGCGTCGTTGTATCTATAA
- the LOC6528980 gene encoding uncharacterized protein LOC6528980 — protein MVAGGASETGGVKPMVIAGRMVRERERLIGMSPEERAWRKQWLKDQELHHGPRKVPALELELNNPIKRFYRAPLDKVCNVLEPVLGFQRAFTVRYWTGKALLALTGIYAGAYYFKYNQNDWTRKGGFRVIHSRKQCVPGDEGYPKVSDRSAPSDYAARGFKESPLKA, from the exons ATGGTAGCTGGTGGTGCCTCGGAAACGGGCGGCGTGAAGCCGATGGTCATTGCGGGCCGCATGGtgcgggagcgggagcgcCTGATTGGCATGTCGCCGGAGGAGCGCGCCTGGCGCAAACAGTGGCTGAAGGACCAAGAGCTGCACCATGGACCGCGCAAGGTGCCCGccctggagctggagctgaacAACCCCATCAAGCGCTTCTACCGCGCTCCCCTGGACAAGGTCTGCAATGTTTTGGAGCCCGTCCTG GGCTTCCAGAGGGCGTTCACCGTGCGCTACTGGACCGGAAAGGCTCTCCTCGCCCTCACCGGAATCTACGCCGGCGCCTACTACTTCAAGTACAACCAGAAT GATTGGACCCGGAAGGGCGGCTTTCGTGTGATCCACTCGCGCAAGCAGTGCGTGCCTGGAGATGAGGGCTATCCCAAGGTCTCCGATCGATCGGCGCCATCCGATTACGCGGCTCGCGGATTCAAGGAGTCGCCTCTGAAAGCTTGA